The Anopheles merus strain MAF chromosome 2L, AmerM5.1, whole genome shotgun sequence genome has a segment encoding these proteins:
- the LOC121594568 gene encoding uncharacterized protein LOC121594568, with product MAKAPAKEEYELQHYNFSLEELVAQNAEMVQSLQSKLLSRFTEKLIEKRQIPPEPAERLRASCNKTALAMYSDCQPALERLNALFRQTFTIPDNVLLPTDVLQSRGYTEELVGSLEQEVRSAKDAVMQGAVFIASLDAEMELHRALEPCYQAEEDVVELLKELQEEEIDPQDVFDMVKRMEIAGIVDGADSQVDSLEFQ from the exons ATGGCAAAAGCCCCGGCGAAAGAAGAGTACGAGCTGCAGCACTATAACTTCTCTTTGGAGGAATTAGTGGCTCAAA ATGCCGAAATGGTACAATCCTTGCAGAGCAAACTGCTGTCCCGCTTTACCGAAAAGCTGATCGAGAAGCGACAGATCCCGCCGGAACCGGCAGAACGATTGCGGGCCAGCTGCAACAAAACGGCGCTCGCCATGTACAGCGACTGCCAGCCCGCGCTGGAGCGATTGAACGCCCTGTTCCGCCAAACCTTCACCATCCCGGACAACGTGCTGCTGCCGACGGATGTGCTGCAGTCGCGCGGCTACACGGAGGAGCTGGTCGGTTCGCTCGAGCAGGAGGTACGGTCGGCCAAGGATGCCGTAATGCAGGGGGCGGTGTTTATCGCCTCGCTCGACGCGGAAATGGAGCTGCATCGGGCGCTGGAACCATGCTACCAGGCGGAGGAGGACGTGGTCGAGCTGCTGAAGGAGCTGCAGGAGGAAGAGATCGACCCGCAGGATGTGTTCGATATGGTGAAACGGATGGAAATAGCCGGCATCGTGGATGGTGCTGACAGCCAAGTGGATAGTTTGGAGTTTCAATAG